The following proteins come from a genomic window of Lolium rigidum isolate FL_2022 chromosome 5, APGP_CSIRO_Lrig_0.1, whole genome shotgun sequence:
- the LOC124652399 gene encoding auxin-responsive protein SAUR36-like, with product MVSAKRLAQLAKKWQQMAAMGRKRITQTTTAKRAAKESCATTSVAVKGHCVVHTSEGERFEVPVSYLGTAVFGELLKMSQEEFGFGGGDEGRIILPCDATVMEYSMCLLRRDASTEVVKAFLSSIARPCSFDGSVVAPCIGLNLLVAVC from the coding sequence ATGGTTAGTGCCAAGAGGCTTGCCCAACTGGCAAAAAAGTGGCAGCAGATGGCGGCCATGGGGAGGAAGAGGATCACACAGACTACAACGGCGAAAAGAGCCGCCAAGGAGAGCTGTGCGACAACCTCAGTAGCGGTGAAGGGACACTGTGTGGTGCACACCTCTGAAGGGGAAAGGTTCGAGGTACCAGTGTCATACCTAGGCACCGCGGTCTTCGGCGAGCTCCTGAAGATGTCTCAGGAGGAGTTCGGGTTCGGAGGCGGCGACGAAGGCCGCATCATTCTGCCCTGTGACGCCACGGTCATGGAATACTCGATGTGCTTGCTCAGGAGAGACGCCTCCACGGAAGTAGTGAAGGCATTCCTGAGCTCCATTGCAAGGCCATGCAGCTTTGATGGCAGTGTGGTGGCACCATGCATAGGGCTTAACCTGCTTGTGGCGGTTTGTTAA